In Denticeps clupeoides chromosome 1, fDenClu1.1, whole genome shotgun sequence, a single window of DNA contains:
- the dglucy gene encoding LOW QUALITY PROTEIN: D-glutamate cyclase, mitochondrial (The sequence of the model RefSeq protein was modified relative to this genomic sequence to represent the inferred CDS: deleted 1 base in 1 codon), translating to MKVSAVGVEMEQVKVLAPCSLRSLIREQKLGVVNTSGFCAGYQQANVVILHKSLADDFEEFCRVNQSPLPLLYRSQLGDWSCPPLAAAADIRTDCPQYCVFQKGQLVDKVADLKSFAPQLQDMVVFYLGCSFGFEKALEQAGVPVRNVEQGRNVSMFRTTVPCVTVGRFECPMVVTMRPVPPSQLDAVSQCTHPLPEAHGGPVHIGDAALLGIQDVSRPDYGDPVEPSPGDVPVFWACGVTGVEAVQSCKPELAFTHSPGCMFLTDQPETTPLADPSECPLTFCISQNPLHYSMASRSAVERLRHLEKIIGEDPGQRGIEVLFVQDELLRSCLSLSHSSSVLVSTGFPTHFQHQPPEETDGPPGAVAMVAMLQALGKQVTMVSDQRALEMNRGIILDAVEKGVLQSPVPLVCFQGAGPEAAMQFLCHDGDPKRPRFDHLVAIERSGRASDGNYYNMRGINIRHLVDPVDDLFTTASTVAGISSTGIGDGGNELGMGKVKDRVKAHMPKGSLIACDVAADFAITAGVSNWGGYAVACGLYVLNCCPVHQRYLRRGLGPTAPSPQQQRAWNTSLPSVPKEEEFLSILVKYGIRSGKTANLGMEVDGLTFHPTHSDLIQRLRDATLAPRSSP from the exons ATGAAGGTGAGTGCAGTCGGGGTCGAGATGGAGCAGGTAAAGGTCTTGGCTCCATGTTCCCTTCGCAGCCTGATCCGAGAGCAGAAGCTTGGTGTCGTCAACACGTCAGGTTTTTGCGCAG GTTACCAGCAGGCGAACGTGGTCATTCTGCACAAAAGCCTGGCGGACGACTTCGAAGAGTTCTGCCGAGTCAACCAGAGCCCCCTGCCCCTCCTGTACCGCAGCCAGCTGGGGGACTGGAGCTGCCCGCCCCTGGCGGCCGCTGCTGACATCAG AACCGACTGTCCGCAGTACTGCGTCTTTCAGAAGGGCCAGTTGGTGGACAAGGTGGCAGATTTGAAGTCCTTCGCCCCACAGCTGCAGGACATGGTGGTGTTCTATCTGGGCTGCAGCTTTGGCTTTGAGAAGGCTCTGGAACAGGCCGGGGTCCCAGTGCGGAACGTGGAGCAGGGCAGGAACGTCAGTATGTTCCGG ACCACTGTGCCCTGTGTGACCGTGGGCCGGTTTGAGTGTCCGATGGTGGTGACCATGAGACCAGTTCCACCGAGCCAGCTGGACGCTGTCTCCCAGTGCACCCACCCGCTCCCGGAGGCACATGGCGGTCCCGTCCACATCGGCGATGCAG CCCTGCTGGGCATTCAGGACGTGTCGCGGCCGGACTACGGTGACCCGGTGGAGCCGAGTCCGGGGGACGTGCCGGTGTTCTGGGCCTGCGGGGTGACCGGCGTGGAGGCTGTGCAAAGCTGCA AACCAGAGTTGGCCTTCACTCACTCTCCAGGCTGCATGTTCCTGACGGACCAGCCTGAAACGACACCGTTGGCTGATCCGTCGGAATGCCCTTTAACGTTTTGCATATCCCAGAATCCTCTGCACTACAGCATGGCATCCAGATCTGCAGTAGAGCGGCTGCGACACCTGGAGAAGATCATTGGAGAAGATCctg gtcagAGGGGAATTGAGGTTCTGTTTGTCCAAGATGAGCTACTCCgctcctgcctctctctctcccactcctCCTCTGTCCTCGTCTCCACCGGCTTCCCCACCCACTTCCAGCACCAGCCCCCCGAGGAGACAGATGGC CCCCCCGGGGCGGTCGCCATGGTAGCCATGCTGCAGGCACTCGGAAAGCAGGTCACCATGGTGTCAGACCAGCGCGCCCTGGAGATGAATCGCGGAATAATCCTGGACGCCGTGGAGAAAGGTGTGCTGCAGAGCCCCGTCCCTCTGGTCTGCTTTCAGGGCGCCGGTCCAGAGGCAGCGATGCAGTTTCTGTGTCATGATGGGGACCCAAAAAGGCCCAG ATTTGACCACCTGGTGGCGATAGAGCGCAGCGGCAGAGCCTCCGACGGCAACTACTACAACATGAGGGGGATCAACATCAGGCACTTGGTGGACCCTGTTGATGACCTGTTCACCACGGCCAGCACAGTCGCAGGAATCAGCAGCACGG gtattgGCGATGGAGGGAATGAGCTGGGTATGGGGAAGGTGAAGGACCGGGTGAAAGCACACATGCCCAAGGGGAGCCTCATCGCATGTGACGTGGCAGCAGACTTCGCCATCACAGCGG GCGTGTCCAACTGGGGCGGCTACGCCGTGGCCTGTGGCCTGTACGTCCTGAACtgctgtcctgttcaccagcggTACCTGCGGAGGGGCCTGGGACCGACGGCCCCGTCCCCGCAACAGCAGCGCGCCTGGAACACCAGCCTTCCGTCTGTGCCAAAG gaagaaGAGTTCCTCTCCATTCTGGTGAAGTACGGAATTCGCAGTGGCAAGACCGCCAATCTTGGCATGGAGGTGGACGGCCTGACCTTCCACCCCACGCACTCTGACCTCATTCAGCGCCTGCGAGATGCCACCCTCGCACCCAGAAGCTCTCCGTGA
- the gpr68 gene encoding ovarian cancer G-protein coupled receptor 1 gives MSEEHINCTIDHQIHQYLFSGTYLLILLLGLPANIYSLYHACVQLRARNELGVYLLNLTVSDLLYLASLPLWLQYVIQGDDWRYREWLCKVCGMLLYENIYISIGFLCCISIDRYLAVVYPFRFAAVRTVRAASLISAFVWSKELAVGTFIFSQKVLSLDESNHSVCFEHYPMKPWEVPVNHYRFFVGFLFPLAILALSYFRVLHAVGKSAGTQAAQKTRIKHLVAGTVLIFLVCFSPYHVFLLARTLLEKDCHFATRIFNYYHFSLLLTSFNCVADPVLYCFISEGAQRAIRAARRACGHAPCCRRPAREPGSDEVAAPGDSGTGAPAVTLLQQTKTCHA, from the coding sequence ATGTCCGAAGAACACATCAACTGCACCATCGACCACCAGATCCACCAGTACCTCTTCTCCGGCACCTACCTCCTCATCCTGCTGCTGGGGCTGCCGGCCAACATCTACTCGCTGTACCACGCCTGCGTGCAGCTCCGCGCCCGCAACGAGCTGGGCGTGTACCTGCTGAACCTGACCGTGTCCGACCTGCTGTACCTGGCCTCGCTGCCGCTCTGGCTGCAGTACGTCATCCAGGGCGACGACTGGCGCTACCGCGAGTGGCTGTGCAAGGTGTGCGGCATGCTGCTCTACGAGAACATCTACATCTCCATCGGCTTCCTCTGCTGCATCTCCATCGACCGCTACCTGGCCGTGGTCTACCCCTTCCGCTTCGCCGCCGTGCGCACCGTGCGCGCCGCCTCGCTCATCAGCGCCTTCGTCTGGTCCAAGGAGCTGGCGGTGGGCACCTTCATCTTCAGCCAGAAGGTGCTGAGCCTGGACGAGTCCAACCACTCGGTGTGCTTCGAGCACTACCCCATGAAGCCGTGGGAGGTCCCCGTCAACCACTACCGCTTCTTCGTGGGCTTCCTCTTCCCGCTGGCCATCCTGGCCCTGTCCTACTTCCGCGTGCTGCACGCCGTGGGCAAGAGCGCCGGGACCCAGGCGGCGCAGAAGACGCGCATCAAGCACCTGGTCGCCGGCACCGTCCTCATCTTCCTGGTGTGCTTCTCGCCGTACCACGTCTTCCTGCTGGCGCGCACCCTGCTGGAGAAGGACTGCCACTTCGCCACCCGCATCTTCAACTACTACCACTTCTCGCTGCTGCTCACCAGCTTCAACTGCGTGGCCGACCCGGTGCTGTACTGCTTCATCAGCGAGGGCGCCCAGCGCGCCATCCGGGCGGCCCGGCGGGCCTGCGGCCACGCCCCCTGCTGCCGCCGCCCCGCCCGCGAGCCTGGCTCCGACGAGGTGGCGGCGCCTGGCGACAGCGGGACCGGGGCGCCCGCCGTCACGCTGCTGCAGCAGACCAAGACGTGCCACGCGTGA